In Chitinophaga nivalis, a single genomic region encodes these proteins:
- a CDS encoding DUF2911 domain-containing protein: MKRFLLAMLFLAFAGLGFAQEKAPKSPRVTVENKAVKISYGQPSKRGRVIFGTLESFGKVWRTGANEATEITFNKDVVFGGKPVKAGTYTLFTIPDPKTWTVILNTSHGLWGAYDYDKVKDKDVVNIQVPREALSKPVEKLTFTLPANAVVFEWDDTKFTVPVK, translated from the coding sequence ATGAAACGTTTCTTATTGGCTATGTTATTCCTGGCATTCGCAGGCCTGGGATTTGCGCAGGAAAAAGCGCCTAAAAGCCCACGCGTAACTGTAGAAAACAAAGCTGTTAAAATCTCCTATGGCCAGCCTTCCAAAAGAGGCCGTGTCATTTTTGGTACCCTGGAATCTTTTGGTAAAGTATGGCGTACCGGCGCCAACGAGGCTACTGAAATCACCTTCAACAAAGACGTGGTATTTGGTGGTAAACCCGTAAAAGCAGGTACCTACACCTTATTCACGATTCCGGATCCTAAAACCTGGACCGTTATCCTGAACACTTCCCATGGTTTATGGGGTGCTTATGACTACGATAAAGTAAAAGATAAAGATGTGGTGAACATCCAGGTACCGCGCGAAGCGCTGAGCAAACCGGTAGAAAAACTGACTTTCACCCTACCAGCGAATGCGGTAGTATTTGAGTGGGACGATACGAAATTCACAGTGCCTGTGAAATAA
- the bioA gene encoding adenosylmethionine--8-amino-7-oxononanoate transaminase, protein MQTSSLSARDQEVIWHPYTQMQTAPAPIGIVRGEGALLFDEDNNSYIDATSSWWVNIHGHAHPHIAQQLAAQALQLQHCIFAGYTHPPAVNLAERLLQILPAGQRRVFYSDNGSTAVEVALKMALQYWDNKGLRKQKILAFKNAYHGDTFGAMSVSQRSVFTRVFDDFLFEVHFLDVPTPDNVTDIMAHIEALQTEQIAAFIFEPLLQGAGGMIMYDRAGFEQLLQYCRAKDILLIADEVMTGFGRTGTNFAMEQVSVQPDMICLSKGLTGGSMALGITTCTAAIYDAFLSNDKLKTLFHGHSFTANPLACSVALASLDLFTDPACKTNRTRINGLHTRFLETLQASPLIKNARLLGTILAFEITTPNADGYTNNLADELHRFFKARRIMLRPLGNTLYILPPYCITDEQLEQVYDSIRTLLVQLQTS, encoded by the coding sequence ATGCAAACATCTTCCCTGTCGGCCCGCGACCAGGAGGTCATCTGGCATCCGTACACACAGATGCAGACGGCTCCCGCTCCAATTGGTATTGTTCGTGGTGAAGGCGCCCTTCTTTTTGATGAAGATAATAACAGCTATATAGATGCTACCTCCAGCTGGTGGGTAAATATTCACGGGCATGCGCATCCGCATATTGCGCAGCAGCTGGCCGCTCAGGCACTGCAGCTGCAACATTGCATTTTTGCCGGCTATACCCATCCACCGGCCGTGAACCTGGCGGAAAGACTCTTACAAATTTTACCGGCCGGCCAGCGCCGCGTGTTTTATTCCGACAATGGTTCTACCGCCGTGGAAGTAGCCCTGAAAATGGCGCTTCAATACTGGGATAACAAAGGCCTGCGCAAACAGAAAATACTGGCCTTTAAAAATGCCTATCACGGCGATACTTTCGGCGCCATGAGCGTTAGCCAGCGCAGTGTGTTCACCCGGGTGTTCGATGACTTCCTCTTCGAAGTACATTTCCTGGATGTACCAACTCCCGATAACGTAACGGATATCATGGCACATATTGAAGCCCTGCAAACAGAGCAGATAGCGGCCTTTATTTTTGAACCGCTGCTGCAGGGCGCCGGCGGTATGATCATGTACGATCGTGCCGGCTTCGAACAGCTGCTGCAATACTGTAGGGCCAAAGATATTTTACTGATTGCCGATGAAGTGATGACCGGCTTCGGCAGAACCGGAACCAACTTTGCGATGGAGCAGGTATCCGTACAACCGGATATGATATGCCTCTCCAAAGGGCTTACGGGCGGATCTATGGCGCTGGGTATCACTACCTGCACTGCTGCCATCTACGATGCTTTTTTGTCCAACGACAAGCTAAAAACGCTATTTCACGGGCATTCCTTTACGGCCAATCCGCTGGCTTGCAGCGTGGCGTTGGCCAGTCTGGACCTGTTCACAGATCCGGCCTGTAAAACCAATCGTACCCGGATCAATGGCCTACATACCCGTTTCCTGGAAACATTACAGGCATCTCCCCTCATTAAAAATGCCCGCCTGCTGGGTACCATTTTAGCGTTTGAAATCACAACACCTAACGCAGATGGTTATACGAATAACCTGGCAGATGAATTACACCGCTTCTTTAAAGCCCGGCGTATTATGCTGCGTCCGTTGGGTAATACCTTATACATCCTGCCACCCTACTGTATCACAGACGAACAGCTGGAACAGGTATACGACAGTATCCGTACCTTACTCGTACAGCTACAGACATCATAA
- a CDS encoding ATP-binding protein produces the protein MLVTPPGIIPADETTTPEKPGTSEEWRLLSGQVDFQQKILAILCRMHQDFDACQHIQAAFEHCLADILALTNSSIGIFGEVVREHHLLPYLRTLAITPATGQATTPPYTLLQTPVLQLTELHPLFGQVILSGEAQINNEPVTDTRHGGLPPDHPPIQTLLGLPITYQQQLTGMIGIANRPGGYPPEMIAGLQPLLQTWGIFLHTRQKEQEQRKMERLNTQLTQELDALISTLDDIVFEMDENKCFTKVWCNQESLLFRPKEQVIGQPISAVMGEHAQAFNRLADAVLLSGAPQEYEYPDIRQNIAQWYGLKMSLIKGKPSSPKRLLLLIRNITERKRKDNKLLQTQSEYLRANNLLNISQQMGKMGGWEFNINTGELYWTDEVYALREVPRHFPITFDSSASFYHPDDRPRFILARKKLLEEEMEYDLELRQISAKGKRSWVRTLGQPVYNSLGKLTHFRGIIMDISFKKLTELELLDAKDSAEKAARARSEFLSVMSHEIRTPLNAIVGISGLLAESRQPEHAEAIHSLQFSAHHLLGLINDILDFSKIETGKVELENIPFNPHALLDDIARNYQPLAKAKNIKLYTAIDRELPEQLLGDPVRLAQMVSNLVNNAIKFTYEGSVSLEAHLEGYLGGKCRICFLIKDTGIGIAPHMHEKIFDTFVQEDAATTRHHGGTGLGLAITRKLVELHKGHIFLESQKGAGATFRFTIGFSMPEQQHVLYDPTNDLEPDFLEGMQLLIVEDNAINIKVLQLQLKKSGATLTIATNGKQALQKMLEQSFDGIILDLHMPEMNGYETIPHIKIMQPHAFIIVLTADIMPEVSERLAALQVKDMLPKPYAAEDLYKVLLKYSR, from the coding sequence ATGCTGGTTACACCCCCTGGCATTATTCCCGCTGATGAAACAACGACGCCCGAAAAGCCCGGCACGTCTGAGGAATGGCGCCTGTTATCCGGGCAGGTCGACTTCCAGCAAAAAATACTGGCCATCCTTTGCCGGATGCACCAGGACTTTGATGCCTGTCAACATATACAGGCCGCTTTTGAACATTGCCTGGCAGATATACTGGCACTTACCAATAGTAGTATTGGTATCTTCGGTGAAGTAGTCCGGGAGCATCATCTCCTGCCCTATCTCCGTACCCTGGCCATTACGCCGGCTACCGGGCAGGCAACCACTCCACCTTACACGCTACTGCAAACACCGGTGCTGCAACTAACGGAATTGCATCCCCTGTTCGGACAAGTCATCCTCAGTGGCGAAGCCCAGATCAATAATGAACCCGTGACCGATACCCGCCATGGCGGACTACCACCTGATCATCCGCCGATACAAACATTGCTGGGGTTACCCATTACCTATCAGCAGCAACTCACCGGTATGATTGGCATCGCCAACAGACCCGGTGGTTATCCGCCGGAGATGATCGCTGGCTTACAACCGCTGTTACAAACCTGGGGCATCTTCCTGCATACCCGCCAGAAAGAGCAGGAACAACGGAAGATGGAACGGTTAAATACGCAGCTCACCCAGGAACTGGATGCCCTGATCAGTACCCTCGATGATATTGTGTTTGAGATGGATGAAAATAAATGTTTCACCAAAGTATGGTGTAACCAGGAAAGCCTCCTGTTCCGGCCCAAAGAACAGGTAATCGGTCAACCTATTTCCGCCGTCATGGGAGAACATGCACAGGCCTTCAACCGCCTGGCCGATGCGGTATTGTTGTCCGGCGCCCCGCAGGAATATGAATACCCCGACATCCGGCAGAACATCGCGCAATGGTATGGCCTGAAAATGAGCCTGATCAAAGGGAAGCCTTCCTCCCCCAAACGCCTGCTGCTCCTCATCCGGAACATTACGGAAAGAAAACGCAAAGACAATAAACTCCTGCAAACACAATCCGAATACCTGCGCGCCAATAACCTGCTCAACATCAGTCAGCAGATGGGTAAAATGGGCGGCTGGGAATTTAATATCAATACCGGCGAACTATACTGGACAGACGAAGTGTATGCTTTACGGGAAGTGCCCCGCCACTTTCCTATCACCTTCGATTCCTCCGCCAGCTTCTATCATCCGGATGACCGGCCCCGTTTTATTTTGGCCCGCAAAAAGCTACTGGAAGAAGAGATGGAGTATGACCTGGAACTCCGGCAAATTTCTGCCAAAGGCAAAAGATCCTGGGTGCGCACCTTAGGGCAACCGGTGTACAACAGCCTGGGCAAGCTGACGCATTTCCGGGGCATCATCATGGACATCAGTTTCAAAAAACTCACGGAGCTGGAACTACTCGATGCCAAAGACTCCGCCGAAAAAGCCGCGCGGGCACGCAGTGAATTTTTATCTGTGATGAGCCACGAAATACGTACGCCGCTCAATGCCATCGTAGGCATCTCCGGCTTACTGGCAGAAAGCCGGCAGCCGGAACATGCGGAAGCCATTCACAGCCTGCAGTTCTCCGCCCATCACCTGCTGGGCCTTATCAACGATATACTGGATTTCAGCAAGATCGAAACCGGCAAAGTGGAACTGGAAAACATTCCTTTTAATCCGCATGCCCTGCTGGATGATATTGCCCGCAACTACCAGCCACTGGCTAAGGCGAAAAATATCAAACTGTATACGGCTATCGACCGCGAACTGCCGGAACAACTGCTGGGCGATCCGGTACGGCTGGCTCAAATGGTGAGTAACCTGGTGAACAACGCCATTAAATTCACGTATGAAGGCTCCGTTAGTCTGGAAGCGCACCTGGAGGGTTATCTGGGCGGCAAATGCCGGATCTGTTTCCTCATCAAGGATACCGGTATTGGCATCGCACCGCATATGCACGAAAAGATATTCGACACCTTTGTACAGGAAGATGCGGCTACTACCCGTCACCATGGCGGCACCGGGCTGGGACTCGCCATCACCCGCAAACTGGTGGAGCTGCACAAGGGACATATTTTCCTCGAGAGTCAGAAAGGCGCCGGCGCTACTTTCCGTTTCACCATCGGCTTCTCCATGCCGGAGCAGCAACATGTATTATATGATCCTACCAACGACCTGGAGCCCGATTTCCTGGAAGGCATGCAGTTACTGATTGTGGAAGATAATGCCATCAACATCAAAGTACTGCAGCTACAGCTCAAGAAATCCGGTGCTACCCTCACCATCGCTACCAACGGCAAACAGGCCTTGCAAAAAATGCTGGAGCAATCTTTTGATGGGATCATCCTGGACCTGCATATGCCGGAAATGAATGGCTATGAAACCATCCCCCACATCAAAATCATGCAGCCGCATGCTTTTATCATTGTACTTACCGCCGACATTATGCCCGAGGTGAGCGAACGCCTTGCGGCACTACAGGTAAAGGATATGCTGCCTAAACCCTATGCAGCGGAAGACCTGTATAAGGTCCTGCTCAAATACAGCCGGTAA
- a CDS encoding LTA synthase family protein, translating to MRFVKNRYAVLVGFITLFLILSFFVRTALLIWAFPQAGLTFPAILTLYGKGFIYDTGVALFLTIAYGLYLLLLPQRLNNTVFNRVFTYTGFFLATMVLIFSFFAEFTFWGEYAGRFDFIAVDYLIYTYEVISNIHQSYPLPLLIGGVLLLTAFLTWLLHRRGVFRHSFHARTGFLHRLGIFAGLLALTIGHVLWVNNAWADKSKNRYGQELAKAGIYSFVSAYLNNELAYDKYYLLATEGAVFADIRNLLSGPDAHYLENGNSVYRHIADTHPVSTPNVIMVTIESFSADFMTRFGNQQYITPVLDSIAKNGILFTNMYATGTRTVRGMEALSLAVPPTPGQSIVRRKQNDNLTSVGGIFEAAGYESTFFYGGDGYFDNMNRFFGNNGYDITDRLRHKLVDDPITTRRTNIPDEAVHFENAWGVCDEDIYDAAIRSADEKYAAGKPFYDFIMTTSNHRPFTYPAGKINIPSGTCREGAVKYTDYAIGQFLQKIRQKPWFSNTVIVFVADHCASSAGKNDIEISKYHIPCIFYNVPGYAPQEINTMCSQIDIYPTLLGMLHWSYNSNLYGKNILDNSYQPRAMVSTYQKLGYLEPGKLLVLSPQQKVACYNWDSHKDEQRPAQLDSTLLKHAIANYQSAYTLFKTGGMKQRS from the coding sequence ATGAGATTTGTCAAAAACCGATACGCCGTACTGGTCGGCTTCATCACGCTATTCCTTATACTGTCGTTTTTCGTTAGAACCGCTCTTTTGATATGGGCCTTTCCACAGGCAGGATTAACCTTCCCCGCCATACTCACCCTCTACGGCAAGGGATTCATTTATGATACCGGGGTCGCTTTATTTTTAACCATCGCCTACGGCCTATACCTGTTGCTGCTGCCCCAACGGCTCAACAACACGGTATTCAACCGGGTATTTACCTATACCGGGTTTTTCCTGGCCACGATGGTCCTTATCTTTTCCTTCTTTGCTGAATTCACGTTCTGGGGAGAATATGCCGGCAGATTTGATTTTATTGCGGTAGATTATCTCATCTATACCTATGAGGTCATCAGCAATATTCATCAGTCCTACCCGCTGCCACTACTGATCGGCGGCGTACTGCTGCTCACCGCTTTCCTCACCTGGCTATTACATCGCCGCGGGGTGTTCCGCCACAGCTTCCACGCCCGTACCGGCTTCCTGCACCGGCTGGGCATCTTTGCCGGCTTGCTGGCCCTCACCATCGGGCATGTACTGTGGGTGAATAATGCATGGGCAGATAAAAGCAAAAACCGCTACGGCCAGGAGCTGGCCAAAGCAGGTATTTACTCCTTCGTATCGGCTTACCTGAATAATGAACTGGCCTACGACAAATACTACCTGCTGGCCACCGAAGGCGCCGTGTTTGCAGATATCCGGAACTTATTATCCGGTCCCGATGCACACTACCTGGAAAACGGCAACAGCGTCTATCGCCATATCGCTGATACCCATCCCGTGTCGACACCCAATGTGATCATGGTCACGATCGAAAGCTTCAGCGCCGATTTCATGACCCGTTTCGGCAACCAGCAATACATCACACCGGTACTGGATAGCATCGCCAAAAACGGGATCCTGTTTACCAATATGTATGCTACCGGTACCCGCACAGTCAGGGGCATGGAAGCCCTCTCCCTGGCGGTGCCACCCACACCCGGGCAAAGTATCGTACGCCGTAAACAAAATGATAACCTGACATCTGTAGGCGGCATCTTTGAAGCCGCCGGCTATGAAAGCACTTTCTTTTATGGAGGTGATGGTTACTTCGATAACATGAACCGGTTCTTCGGCAACAACGGCTATGATATTACGGACCGTCTGCGGCATAAGCTGGTAGATGATCCCATCACCACCCGCCGGACCAACATCCCCGATGAAGCGGTACATTTCGAAAATGCCTGGGGCGTATGTGATGAAGATATCTACGATGCGGCAATCCGCAGCGCAGATGAAAAATATGCTGCCGGCAAACCGTTCTACGATTTCATCATGACCACTTCCAACCACCGGCCTTTCACCTATCCGGCAGGAAAAATCAATATCCCTTCCGGTACCTGCCGCGAAGGCGCCGTGAAATATACCGATTACGCCATCGGACAGTTTTTACAGAAGATCCGGCAGAAGCCCTGGTTTAGCAATACCGTGATTGTTTTTGTAGCAGATCATTGTGCCAGCAGCGCCGGTAAAAATGATATCGAAATCAGCAAATACCATATCCCCTGTATCTTTTATAATGTGCCGGGATATGCGCCACAGGAGATCAACACGATGTGTTCCCAGATAGATATCTATCCTACCTTATTAGGCATGCTGCACTGGTCGTATAACAGCAACCTGTATGGTAAAAACATCCTGGACAACAGCTACCAGCCCCGCGCCATGGTCAGCACGTACCAAAAGCTGGGTTACCTGGAACCAGGCAAGCTGCTGGTGCTAAGTCCGCAGCAGAAAGTAGCCTGTTACAACTGGGATTCCCATAAGGATGAACAACGTCCGGCGCAGCTGGACAGTACCCTGCTAAAACACGCCATTGCTAATTATCAGTCGGCCTACACCCTCTTTAAAACAGGCGGTATGAAACAACGGAGCTAA
- a CDS encoding FecR family protein, with protein MYDLEKANIDQLLIKKHLNQLSREEAAELQTYLRQNDDAIDMHAVYEASATEGQLSPSAAAQDPEATWLELTYKRKQHSRGKYTRYLAAASIFAAVAIAGIWVYQVRKHILSSQYANVIRKQNVIQFKLGDGAVINLKDSVMQTITSAHTILNANNKEMNLRQLTPTGMADSIISELKIPAQRDYTITLSDGSTVRLNAATILKFPLAFHGKERTVFVHGEAFFNVVSDPNHPFIVNTPNGTIKVLGTSFNVNTYRPGQLITSLTSGAVAIYHGNNNIVIQPGTEAVVKKASAASNTGFAVRKFNKTVILSWMNGIYNFHRAPLQDIIEMIPRWFDVQVVFDDPTLATEYFTGAMDKNKDLQIFMTSLKNTNAIQYYYQGNTLHIARRQ; from the coding sequence ATGTATGATCTTGAAAAAGCCAATATTGACCAGTTGCTGATAAAAAAGCACCTGAATCAGCTTAGCCGGGAAGAAGCTGCGGAGTTACAAACATATCTGCGGCAAAATGACGACGCCATCGACATGCACGCCGTATATGAAGCCAGCGCCACGGAAGGACAACTTTCCCCTTCCGCCGCTGCCCAGGACCCCGAAGCGACCTGGCTGGAACTCACGTATAAACGAAAACAACACTCCCGCGGTAAGTACACCCGCTACCTGGCTGCCGCCAGTATCTTCGCCGCCGTGGCCATCGCCGGCATATGGGTATATCAGGTCCGGAAACACATCCTCTCCTCCCAGTATGCTAATGTCATTCGTAAACAAAATGTTATTCAGTTTAAGTTGGGAGATGGAGCCGTTATTAACCTTAAAGACAGTGTGATGCAAACCATCACCAGCGCCCACACCATCCTGAATGCCAACAATAAAGAAATGAATCTCCGTCAGCTCACCCCCACCGGTATGGCCGACAGTATCATCAGCGAATTGAAAATCCCCGCCCAGCGCGACTATACCATTACCTTATCCGACGGCAGTACGGTACGCCTCAATGCCGCCACCATCCTGAAATTCCCGCTGGCCTTCCATGGCAAAGAGCGGACAGTATTTGTACACGGCGAAGCCTTCTTCAATGTAGTCAGCGACCCCAATCACCCGTTTATTGTCAATACCCCCAACGGCACCATCAAAGTGTTAGGTACTTCCTTTAATGTAAATACCTACCGCCCCGGTCAGCTCATCACCTCCCTGACCAGCGGCGCCGTCGCCATCTACCATGGTAACAACAATATCGTCATCCAGCCGGGTACAGAAGCCGTCGTGAAAAAAGCTTCCGCCGCCAGCAACACCGGATTCGCTGTCAGAAAATTCAATAAAACAGTGATCCTCTCCTGGATGAATGGCATCTATAACTTCCACCGCGCCCCGTTACAGGATATCATAGAAATGATTCCCCGCTGGTTCGATGTACAAGTCGTATTCGACGATCCTACGCTCGCCACGGAGTATTTCACAGGCGCCATGGATAAAAACAAAGACCTGCAGATCTTCATGACATCCCTCAAAAACACGAACGCCATTCAATATTATTACCAAGGCAATACCCTGCACATTGCCCGTCGTCAGTAG
- a CDS encoding RNA polymerase sigma factor, with translation MSCETDPLLQRLIDECPDAFQQLYMKYYRLLFFKAYSMVTDESVAKDIVQECFIQFWEKKQFLQVHTKLESFLFVIVHRRCLLYLNSKKSQKKKEDGYISLIISDQDPNAADHYILQKQQNESFLKNFSNLKQKIAGLSLPQRTAISLVYYDQKSHQEAAIATGVTINTFRTHLARAIKKLRTIINHDSLSSL, from the coding sequence ATGTCTTGTGAAACCGATCCCCTGCTGCAAAGACTGATAGATGAATGCCCCGATGCATTTCAGCAACTCTATATGAAATACTACCGGCTACTGTTCTTCAAGGCCTATAGCATGGTAACAGATGAATCGGTCGCAAAAGACATTGTACAGGAATGCTTTATACAGTTCTGGGAGAAAAAACAATTCCTCCAGGTACATACCAAACTGGAATCATTCCTCTTCGTCATCGTACACCGCAGGTGCCTCCTTTACCTCAATTCCAAAAAATCACAGAAAAAGAAAGAAGATGGCTATATCTCCCTGATCATTTCCGACCAGGACCCGAACGCCGCAGACCATTATATATTACAGAAACAACAAAACGAATCCTTCCTGAAAAACTTTTCCAACCTGAAACAAAAAATTGCCGGACTGTCGCTACCCCAAAGAACCGCTATCAGTCTGGTATACTATGACCAGAAAAGCCACCAGGAAGCCGCTATCGCCACCGGTGTTACCATCAACACCTTCCGCACACACCTCGCCAGGGCTATTAAAAAACTACGCACCATAATTAACCATGATTCACTGTCATCACTTTAG